From a region of the Helianthus annuus cultivar XRQ/B chromosome 5, HanXRQr2.0-SUNRISE, whole genome shotgun sequence genome:
- the LOC110940073 gene encoding metal tolerance protein B has protein sequence MERHHRHDHHDHEVLISIAEHRLVEVEMPKAYEGKDVIAKLSKPSCDRCCYFSKHEQDVCDSDQRSKSTTKLWGLMSFYLIVMAVEIVGGIKANSLAVLTDAAHLLTDIGGFSISLFTVWVSGWNTTPHQSFGFSRIEVLGALLSIQLIWIVSGYLIFEAIERMLHKQSEVNGALMFPIAAFGFVINFMMVMWLGHGHEHGHAHGHSHGHEHGHSHDTCIAKHQDINEEEGANLVVTTSKHKNGAMNINIKGAYLHVMADMIQSVGVMVAGLVVWIRPEWLIVDLVCTLIFSVLVLCTTLPMLKSIFSILMESTPSEVDVVGLKTDLDSIKGVHDVHDLHVWAITQGKTALACHIIVESNVNSNEILHKVKSLCESKYEIHHVTAQIEPLCL, from the coding sequence ATGGAACGTCATCATCGTCATGATCATCATGATCATGAAGTTTTGATTTCTATAGCAGAGCACCGTCTCGTAGAAGTGGAGATGCCAAAGGCTTATGAAGGAAAAGATGTTATAGCCAAGCTGTCAAAACCGTCTTGTGACCGTTGTTGCTATTTCTCCAAACATGAACAAGATGTTTGTGATTCGGACCAACGGTCCAAATCTACGACCAAGCTTTGGGGACTCATGTCCTTTTACCTAATCGTTATGGCCGTGGAGATTGTTGGAGGGATTAAAGCCAATAGTCTAGCGGTTCTTACGGATGCAGCCCATTTACTCACTGACATTGGTGGATTCTCAATCTCTTTGTTCACTGTGTGGGTTTCGGGATGGAATACGACTCCACATCAATCGTTTGGATTCAGTCGGATAGAAGTTTTGGGGGCGCTTTTGTCTATACAACTGATTTGGATTGTTTCTGGGTACTTAATATTTGAAGCTATTGAAAGAATGCTTCATAAACAATCAGAGGTAAATGGTGCATTAATGTTCCCCATTGCAGCTTTCGGTTTCGTTATCAACTTCATGATGGTCATGTGGCTTGGTCATGGTCATGAACATGGCCATGCTCATGGTCACAGTCACGGTCATGAACACGGGCATTCTCATGATACTTGCATTGCGAAACATCAAGATATAAACGAAGAAGAGGGTGCGAATTTGGTGGTAACAACTTCTAAACACAAAAATGGGGCAATGAACATAAACATTAAAGGGGCTTACTTACATGTAATGGCGGACATGATTCAGTCGGTTGGGGTGATGGTTGCAGGATTGGTGGTATGGATACGACCCGAATGGTTGATAGTTGATCTGGTTTGTACTCTGATCTTCTCGGTTTTGGTTCTATGTACGACTCTACCAATGCTCAAAAGTATATTTTCTATATTAATGGAGAGCACACCAAGTGAAGTTGATGTTGTCGGCTTGAAAACCGATCTAGATAGCATCAAGGGAGTGCATGATGTTCATGATTTACATGTATGGGCAATAACACAAGGGAAAACTGCATTGGCTTGTCATATAATAGTCGAGTCAAATGTGAATTCAAATGAAATACTTCACAAAGTTAAATCTTTATGTGAAAGTAAGTATGAAATTCATCATGTAACTGCACAGATTGAACCTTTATGTTTATAA
- the LOC110940072 gene encoding uncharacterized protein LOC110940072, with the protein MVIVECPSASSTSTVNIRLHTHTFDKVLDVRSEVCIASPLTVIKRLRFRSSSDSFLEQVIYDLKGDVIMCDPEDEMNVFNGEKMSKSQQPYLMWELLPVMTKTTKKRSSSWIPKLKTQVWLACNSVRMKISDQKNKTFFCHTIPG; encoded by the exons ATGGTGATTGTGGAATGCCCGTCTGCATCTTCCACCTCCACCGTCAACATCCGCCTCCACACTCACACCTTTGATAAGGTACTGGATGTTAGATCGGAGGTTTGCATAGCTTCGCCACTGACGGTAATCAAGCGCCTAAGGTTCCGATCAAGTTCTGACAGCTTTCTG GAGCAAGTTATTTATGATCTTAAAGGGGATGTGATTATGTGTGACCCTGAAGACGAGATGAATGTTTTCAATGGTGAAAAGATGTCAAAAAGTCAACAACCTTACTTGATGTGGGAGCTTCTTCCAGTGATGACAAAGACAACCAAGAAAAGATCATCGAGTTGGATACCAAAGCTAAAAACACAG GTATGGCTCGCGTGCAATAGCGTTCGAATGAAGATCTCGGATCAGAAGAATAAAACTTTCTTTTGTCATACCATCCCCGGTTAG